One window of uncultured Trichococcus sp. genomic DNA carries:
- a CDS encoding FtsX-like permease family protein → MNIYVNWRTATKAILKNRKRSLLTIFGIVIGIASVITILSIGRGFEKETLKNLTNGESDEVNIQVNYAPSSDSLNSSSLDYFTDVDIATVKQVAGVKSANYPDPDYANIYKGIYIKGKKENKQVSLINNLGKDPIVGRQLTSYENETLDKVAMIDSVTAKEMYGSAENALDCGIELDGHLFKIIGIYQGTESESLFSMPESNIQIPKKTYLNYFNETAEKSSLTITLEKGVSPSSVTTDVIEQLEEKGAMKAFGEYQVFDTALLTDGISKILRTITVFISAVAGISLFIAGVGVMNMMYISVSERTKEIGIRRALGATQNSIRMQFLLEGITLTLFGGIVGYIVGISFAYIIGSMIDIPISIEFFTVFLAISVSTGIGLIFSVMPASAAAKKDLIETLR, encoded by the coding sequence ATGAACATATACGTTAATTGGCGAACTGCTACTAAAGCAATCTTAAAAAACAGAAAACGAAGCCTGTTAACAATATTTGGCATTGTTATTGGGATTGCCTCCGTCATCACTATTTTATCAATCGGTCGCGGATTTGAGAAAGAAACGTTAAAGAATTTAACGAATGGTGAATCTGATGAAGTGAACATACAAGTAAATTATGCTCCAAGTAGTGATAGTCTGAACTCTAGTAGTTTAGATTATTTCACAGATGTGGACATTGCAACCGTAAAGCAAGTTGCGGGAGTGAAATCCGCAAATTACCCTGACCCAGATTATGCGAACATTTATAAAGGCATTTACATCAAAGGCAAAAAAGAGAATAAACAAGTTTCTTTAATAAATAATCTAGGTAAGGATCCCATTGTCGGACGTCAGCTAACATCGTATGAAAATGAAACACTGGATAAAGTGGCTATGATAGATTCCGTTACCGCAAAAGAGATGTATGGAAGTGCTGAAAACGCATTGGATTGTGGCATTGAATTAGATGGCCATTTATTCAAAATAATCGGGATTTATCAAGGCACGGAGTCAGAAAGCCTATTTTCGATGCCAGAAAGCAACATTCAAATTCCCAAAAAAACATATCTGAACTATTTTAATGAGACTGCTGAAAAATCTTCCTTGACCATAACCTTAGAAAAAGGGGTGTCTCCTAGTTCCGTGACAACGGATGTGATTGAACAACTCGAGGAAAAGGGCGCAATGAAAGCTTTTGGTGAGTATCAAGTATTCGATACCGCCTTATTAACGGACGGGATCAGTAAAATTCTCCGCACGATCACCGTATTTATTTCAGCAGTTGCTGGCATATCACTATTTATTGCAGGTGTAGGTGTCATGAATATGATGTACATTTCTGTCTCAGAAAGAACAAAGGAGATTGGGATTCGACGTGCGCTGGGAGCGACCCAAAATTCCATTCGGATGCAATTTCTTTTGGAGGGCATCACACTGACCTTGTTTGGAGGGATTGTGGGCTATATCGTAGGGATCAGTTTTGCATATATAATTGGCTCTATGATTGATATTCCAATTTCAATTGAATTTTTCACTGTGTTTTTAGCCATAAGTGTATCGACTGGGATCGGTTTGATTTTTTCTGTCATGCCTGCTTCAGCAGCTGCTAAAAAAGACCTGATTGAAACATTAAGATAA